The Methanosphaera sp. WGK6 DNA segment TTCTAAAACTACTTTAATAGTAGATGTATTATATGTCCCATTATATATTAATCCTGATGATGATTCATTTAATAATATACTTTTATAATGAATATTATTTACATATACATTATATGTATCATCCAATAGTGCTGCAGATGTTTTTCCAGTTAATGTATCATTAATATATACTGATAATATTTTTTCAGAATGTGTTTGAGATACTATACTTGTTCCTACACTAATATTAGTATTATTAACATCAATTGCAACAGTAGTATTATTTTTTTCTGCTTCATCCATTAATACATCATAATTTGGTTTTATATTTTTTATCATGTAAGAATCCTTAAAAGTTGCTTTAAGATTACTATCCCTTATAATTGTGCCTGGAGATAATTCCAATTGTGTTCTTGCAGCTTCTGGCATTCGTATTAAATCATTTTCACCATCTAAGGATTGTTCTAGTTGATATTGTTCTCCTCCAATGTATATATAATCCCCATATTGTGTTTGCAGTGTATCTAATGCCGATGTGGACAATCTAATAAGATGTTCCTCATTTTCTAATGCATTTTCAACAGTATATGGTCCTCTTACTGCTACTCCAGTACTTGGATTAGATGATGTACTTATAACTAAGTTTTTACTTGCAGGTTCAATAGATATTTGATTAGAAGAGATAGATACAGAACCTACTAATGATACCATAATTAATAATAGAATTACGATTGACACTATTACTGGAAAATGCATATGCATAAATGAATTAAATAACTGTTTTTGAGGTACTTTATTCTGTTTATACATCTTTAAGGACATCTTCACTATTCTAATAAGATATAGAATTGAAATTAATAATCCTACAACTATTATTAAAACAGATACTATTGGTGTGATAAATTGAATAAAAAATAACCCAAATATTCCAAATGTTATAAGAGATAATCCCATTATTTCCATTCTTATAGAACTACCTAACTCATCCATCATGGTTAATCTTCCATAATGTATTGCTCTGTCAACTATAGTTCTTACAACTTCATTAGCCATTATATTTAGTTCTTGAAGTGTTGACATTTCATGAACAACATTCCCAATATCTACTTCTCGTATTCTCATACCCTGTGCATCTGCATCAAGAACTATACCTATATCCACACCATAATCCTTTTCCAAATCAATAGTATCTAAAAAACTTTTTATAGCTGCGAATTGTCCACTTAATGGTTGTTCAAAACTTAATTCTGGAAAGAAAAACTGTAATAATGGTTTAGCTGTGAGTTCTGTTACTCTTCCTGCTTCTCGTTTAAATTTAGTCTTAGTTATATCTGCTTCACCATCGAGTATTGGTTTTATTATAGATTCCACTTGAATTTTATTTAATTGTATTAAATCTGCATCTAAAAATAAAACAACATCATTTGTAACTTTTTTAAGTCCTGTTTTTATAGCAGAACCTTTTCCCTTATTAGAATTATGTTTTAATAATATTACTCCATCTAATTTAGATACTATTTCATGTGTTTTATCAGTAGATCCATCATCAACCACTATAATTTCAGTAATATCATGTACTTTTTTTACTGTGTCAATAACATGTTTTATTGATTTTTCTTCATTAAAAGCAGGAATTACTACTGATACTGTACTATTTATTTTAGAAGATTTTGTGGAAAATCCCACTAATAGTACAGATAGTATAACCATGATTAATGAAGGTATTACTTGCAATATTGTATCTCCTGAAATTTTTATATATTATTATTCGAAAAGTTGTTTATTATTAATAAAGTATATGAATCATGATATAAAATATTTAGTTAAAAATAGAATAGGAAAGAAGTAGTTACTTCTTGAAAAATTAGAGAATCAAGTAAAATTTTATAAGACAATTACTAGAATTATATTATAAAAAAATTAATCAATAAACTAGAATATAATATATTATAATATAACTTAATTTTTTCACTACATAAAAAAAATAAAGAAATTTCTTAAATTAAAATGGGGGCTTATAAATTACTCAAGCAAAAGTAATGATAATATTAGGAAGTGGATCTGACTATAAGATTGCAGAAAAAGCCGTGAAAGTACTTGAAGAAATGGAAGTACCATATGACATTAGAGTAGCTTCTGCTCATAGAACACATGCCCGTGTAAAAAATATTATGACTAACTGTGATGAGAATATAGAAGTATTCATTGGAATTGCAGGACTTGCAGCTCATCTTCCAGGAGTAATGGCAGCATACACAACAAAACCTGTGATTGCAGTACCTTGTGAGGGTAAACTAGGTGGACTTGATGCTTTACTCTCTTCAACAGAAATGCAACTAGGAACTCCTGTTGCTACTGTAGGTATTGACAGAGGAGAAAATGCAGCATGGCTTGCATGTCAAATCATTGCATGTAACAATGAAATTATTAAACAATCATTAATCAATAAACGAGAATCATATAATCAGAAAATGGACAATGATGAAAAAGAAGTAATAGAAAAAATTGCTGGAAAATACTATTCAAGAACCACACCCATCAAACAAGAAGTTAAAACAATTGATAAAAAACTTGAAATCTCCAAAGACACAAGAGTTCTACTTATTTCAGGAAACTATTCCAATATAGAAACTGTTCATAAAATAACACAAACATTAGATACTCTTAATATAAAAAGCCAATACAAAGTAATATCCGCAACAAGAACACCTGATAAACTTGAAAAATACATAGCCGATGTGGATGATTTTGTTGACTTATA contains these protein-coding regions:
- a CDS encoding glycosyltransferase, which translates into the protein MQVIPSLIMVILSVLLVGFSTKSSKINSTVSVVIPAFNEEKSIKHVIDTVKKVHDITEIIVVDDGSTDKTHEIVSKLDGVILLKHNSNKGKGSAIKTGLKKVTNDVVLFLDADLIQLNKIQVESIIKPILDGEADITKTKFKREAGRVTELTAKPLLQFFFPELSFEQPLSGQFAAIKSFLDTIDLEKDYGVDIGIVLDADAQGMRIREVDIGNVVHEMSTLQELNIMANEVVRTIVDRAIHYGRLTMMDELGSSIRMEIMGLSLITFGIFGLFFIQFITPIVSVLIIVVGLLISILYLIRIVKMSLKMYKQNKVPQKQLFNSFMHMHFPVIVSIVILLLIMVSLVGSVSISSNQISIEPASKNLVISTSSNPSTGVAVRGPYTVENALENEEHLIRLSTSALDTLQTQYGDYIYIGGEQYQLEQSLDGENDLIRMPEAARTQLELSPGTIIRDSNLKATFKDSYMIKNIKPNYDVLMDEAEKNNTTVAIDVNNTNISVGTSIVSQTHSEKILSVYINDTLTGKTSAALLDDTYNVYVNNIHYKSILLNESSSGLIYNGTYNTSTIKVVLEDSESNSTSIFANDNSLVKFLNININNPNHTGANSSTS
- the purE gene encoding 5-(carboxyamino)imidazole ribonucleotide mutase, with product MIILGSGSDYKIAEKAVKVLEEMEVPYDIRVASAHRTHARVKNIMTNCDENIEVFIGIAGLAAHLPGVMAAYTTKPVIAVPCEGKLGGLDALLSSTEMQLGTPVATVGIDRGENAAWLACQIIACNNEIIKQSLINKRESYNQKMDNDEKEVIEKIAGKYYSRTTPIKQEVKTIDKKLEISKDTRVLLISGNYSNIETVHKITQTLDTLNIKSQYKVISATRTPDKLEKYIADVDDFVDLYIVVSSLSTVLSGAVVSHTTKPVIGVPCSTSLLGIDSLLTMVEMPPGVPTATMGIDAGENAAIYVARILSIYDEKIRESLKEYMKTLHRNIYYE